The following DNA comes from Rhipicephalus sanguineus isolate Rsan-2018 unplaced genomic scaffold, BIME_Rsan_1.4 Seq9567, whole genome shotgun sequence.
AAGCCAATGCTTTAAAGACTTGCATGCGATGACACACTACTTGTCGTAACTGCTTCGGTGCTGTCATTTCGTGTCTTCAGTGATAACGGCTGTAGCTTTTAGACCTTCTACAAGACACTGGGCTAGGCACACAGCGCAGGTTTCAAGGCGTCGCATAGGTAGTAGGCCTAGTTTGTAGCAGTGGGCAAGCTAGTTTAGGCCAGCCTTTCTGCAGGTAAATTTAGAATTCTTTCTGACCGGAATTTTCAGTTTTCTGATTGTATATTTAATGTTAATAGAGTAGTGAGCTCTCTCCCTGCATTGTAGGTGGAAAAAAAGCAGCTATATGCCAAAAATGCCAATTGTTTATGACATGCTTTGTTGACTAACATTTTAGTGCCAGCATACAAGGAGAAATGGGAGACATTGTCTGCTAGCAGCAGAATGTTACTCAAGTTCATATACAAACGTGCCCAATACATTGTTTCACTTTTCCGTCACGTATGAACACTTTTATATGAATGcctattgcccccccccctttgtctGTGTGTGCAGGCGGGTAATGTTTGTGCTGAAAGGTGACGTGTTCGGCCAGTGGAATGCGGAGTGGACGTATTCCTGGGAGGAAGTGAAGGAGCCACCGACCGTCACAAGCCAGGGCATCAAGATCCTGCTCAAGGAGCCAAAGAAGAAGGCTCTCTTCGGCTCCAAGGAGACTGGGAAGATCATCCACATCAAGGACATGGACGTGGCCAGATTCATTGCGCAGAAGATCGAGGACGCGATGAAGAAGCCCCTGTAAACACCTAGTCTCCTCCCTCCCTGCGCCCTCGCCTTCCGCGGCCGAACCCTTCCAATTCACGGAATCGGCCAGAGCCCACAATCTTGTACTTTGTGAATCACCTGCTTATTATGAATGACTGTATTATTTAAACGAGTCAGCCTATCTGACTGCATTTAAGCGGTTTAACGTGATTTTCGAGCGGTGTGTGATCTCTTCGTGGTGTTTTCGGCAACTATTATGCCGTGCTTCTCTATGCTAGCCGGCTGTTTGCAAACGTTTTTATGCACATTGCAAAATGCGTTCTTGGGACGCACTATGCTATGCACCATGACGCCCCTGAGTGCCCTTAGCTTTACCTCGATTTCATTGTTCTGTGTGTACATATTGTTATACTTAATATTTTTGTGCAAATCAATAAAAATCTGCTATGCCATGTAAATAATCTGTTGCTCAGACTACATCATTAAATTCGAAAACTAGCTGTTTTGTGATTGAACACTTGTATACAACTGTTCGCTTGCCCTGTGCCCGCCTATGTCAGGACCAAACCAAAGCAGCCTATGCATCGTGTTGGGTAACAATGTGCAGAGCTACATATATTTGTGAACTGCTACGAGCTTCCTTTGTATTACTTATGGTTGATAACTTGATAATCTAGGGGAGACCTGCATGTAGCTGTGATTTGCAAATATAAACACGACCTACATTGGTGGTTTGAAGGGAAGTTCCTAACCTTGTTGTCAAGACAATGCCATTTTCCTGGCTAGTCCTTAGTTGTTGACTTTCATTTAAAAGAAAATCTTTGTTGAATTTTCATTTGAATAAAATATCCATTTGATGGTGAGTGTGTGTTGTATTCACTGATATCTTGCCCAAATGGCCATTTGTGAAAATAGCGCAGATGTCTTCTAGAAAGGGTTCTGTAGTTTTTATTTCTCTGGTTTAGGCTACGTTacaaaattgaagaaaaaaatgaacacaGATCAGTGGTCGCATGCGGCAACATGACAGGATATGAGTGGTGGCTTCAAATGTTCAGCAACAAAACAACTGGACAATGGTCACTACCCATCACCTCGCTGTGGATCAAGCTGTCACTAATGTTGCTCTCTAAGGCATTGGACAGAATGAAGTAGTCCAGCCTCCAGCCAACATTCTTCGCCCTTGCGTTCATCATGTAAGTCCAAAAGGTGTACGCTCCTTTCTTGTCCGGATAGAGGTGCCTGAACGAGTCCACGAATCCGGTGTCCAGCAGAGTCGTAAAGCCGTCGCGTTCCTCTTGGGTAAAGCCTGCATTCTTTTTGTTCGTTTTGGGGTTTGCGAGATCGATCCCTTGATGCGCGACGTTCATGTCGCCGCACAGAACGACCGGCTTTTTGGTCTCCAGTTCCTTCAAGTAGGCGCGAAAGTCTTTGTCCCACTCCATGCGGTAATCTAACCGCACTAACTTTTTCCCGGCGTTAGGAACGTAAACGGCGACGAGATAGAATTTCTCGAACTCTGCCGTTATCACCCTCCCTTCCTTATCGTGCTTTTCCACACCGATGCCGTACTTGACGTCCAGCGGTTTTATTTTCGACAAAAGCCCGACTCCAGAATAACCTTCCTGGTCCCCAGCTAAAAAGTACGAATGATAGCCGTCCACGTTCTTGATTTCCGTGGGCAACTTCGAATCGGAGCACTTGGTCTCCTGGATGGCAAAGACGTCGGGTTGCTCCTTCTTTAGGTATTCCAGTCCCTCTTTCCCAAGCCAGGCGCGCACTCCATTGACGTTCCAGGAGCATAGTTTCAAGTTCCACGGCTTTTTGGCAACGTCACCGCTGCCAGCTTGCTCGCCGGCTTCAGATTTGGGCTTCTTTGACGTTTCTTGCGCGTTGTTCGCAGCGGCGCTGTGTTCCGGTTCTGTCGCTTCCCCGTCTCCACCTCGCTTCCTCTTTGACGTCTTTTTGGCATCCGATTTTCCCATTGCGACAAATACACTTGCGCAGCGGTACAAATTTCTCGTTCTCTCTACCTCCGACGAGCACAGCAGAGAAGCGAAAGCCGCAAACGGGCGCGAAAAGGACGCCGTCATAGTTGCCATTTCAGTCACGTGGTTGGGAAAACGGAAGCCGTAATCGGAGAAACCCGCAATCCTCTAAACTGTTCCCACGTAACGGCGTGAAAAAGAGTGCAGTTTTAAAGTACGCTTCAGCACGCGTTCACGCGTTTACTCGGATCACTTTGTAGCCACTTCAGCGGACATTTTAGCCAAGTTTCAGCTGCTGTCAGCGTTCAGTCGCATTTCAAATTCATTCAGATGAGTCACCCGTGAAGGATAAGAAGAAAAGGAGTCACATGTAGCCAGGCCTGCGGATTGTTGGAATCAGACCAGCTACGGCAGAATAACCGTGAGAGGGGCTGGGCCAAGATGACGGCGAATTACTTGGCGGTTCCGCTGAAAAAGACCTCCGAGGTCGACATAATCAAACCATTGGCCAACGTAATATCTGCCTACTACTCCACCGCCGACGACCCGTCCAACTACAACGAAGCCCTGACGGAGCTGAACAAGCTTCGCATGAACGCAACATGGAGAACCCTCGACAAGCACGAAAGTTCGTTGGATATTATGTACAGGTACGAGGCCCTTTTCAGCATGTCGCTCGGCCTTTCGTGAACGCTTGCGTGTTATTGCTGCCAGAGGTTGTATGCTGAACCTTTAAGAAGTGTCGTTTGAGTGAATAAGCAGTGTTGACAGTGGTAGGTGGTACCCTGTGTTTATGACATCCGAACCAGATGATCGCATCGATCACGATCGTGTAGTGGTTTCAGGCTGGGTCACTTCTCCGCGTCCTTTAGCACGGTACGATTAACGAGTAATTCCGTGCTAAATTGACATCGATAGTTTGCAAAATTAGTCACTAGCGCTTTATGACAAGCATTGACCAGCCGTTGTAGCGTTCGTGATAAGTTGACAAGGGATTGTTTGCGCAGGTATTACGATCAGCTCACGTCGCTCGAATCCAAGGTTCCACCCAACGACATACAGGTAAAAATTGAATGGTTATTCTGGGATATTGCTGAGGTTGTTACAGACGTAGTgtttttcacgtttgcgtagtaGCCGCTGCTATCTGTAGCTGATGAGAATGTGACAGCAAATGTGTTTGTCAACGCCCTTCATCGAGCATGCTTTCTGCTAAGCAAAGAATGTgacataaataaaaatataaaggcAGTGTACCCAAGGTATTTCTGTTTAACGTATCTTAAATGCCTTCACACTGGTTTAGGATATGTGCACGCGCTTTCACTCCCAGCAAATTTTGTGTCGTTAATAAAGAAGGAAAAACTATCCTCAGTCACAAACGAAGCACATATGATAGGAACAAAGTGCAGACTACCAacctttttacttttttttgagAAGTGACTGTGTGTGTGGCATTAAGTGACATGAGTCAATTTAATGATACAAAGTGAAAGCAGGAAACaaacctttttttgtgtgtgtgtatgtgtgtgtaataCAAAGCTTGATCGAGACAACATGAAATGCACGACAGTGCAATTCATCACAAGGAACCAGCTGCAACATCTTTAGAATGATGCAATTAATTTGTGTTCTTTCGTAACATTTCAGATACCATTCAAATGGAAGGATGCATTTGACAAGGGTGGATTCTTTAGTGGAACAGCCAGTTTAAGTAAGAATCACATTTGGGGAACTATGTTCACAATGCCCATGCTATCAAGTACTTCAGTAATATAAAAAATGCTACATGTCATCTTCAAGCATGCTTAACTTCAGTCTTGTATTTGAAGTGTAGTGCTTTGATAGCATTCGGAAAGCTCCATTTCAAATCGAGCCCAGTGATGATCGAAAGTGTATGCATGAAAGCAGTACAGTAATCATCAGTAGCATTCTAACATTACAGCATCTAGCACTTGCTTGATAAATGTTGTATCTGTAAGCATTTACCATAATTGTAAAGCATCACGGCTGTTCACTTTCTGCTTGGCAATGTGTTTGCTCCCGCATGCGTGTTGTACCAGATATTAAACACCAAATGAAAGTGAGTCTCCTATACTGGTGAAACCACGTAATCAAGCAGAATGGGACACCTTTAAGAATGCTCCGTGTGCTAGCAAGTGTGTTCAGTTGTGTGGCGAGTCTTCCACAATTCTGATGGTTTCTTAAAGAACTTTTTGTTCATGCAACCCAGTGCAGTAAGACAGTTGGCACATTTTCACAACACTGGCAAAACGTTATCGAGTCACCATTTAGTCGAACATGCATGCAGATAAATAAAGAAGCACTTTATTGACGACTATGCTGCATATATAAATTGTGACGAACATCGATTGGGGGTTTCTGCTGGGACGTTTTTGTTCCCGTTTGTGCTGCTCTCACTGCTGCACTGCTGCCCTCAAACACACAGCGCAGGAACTAAATGTGCTCCATGACTGACTCGGCAGTTGTTACACTTCGACGGGGCATTTGTCTTACTATGGCGCCATGAAATTTAAGCTAGTGGCGAACTTTGCATCTGAGCTCTGAACAGTTTTGCAGATGCAAGCAGACGGTGAAAGCCAAGTTATAAAAGATAATGCAAGctatgcattttctgttgtaggCCAATGCAAACTTGGGCATGAATGTAACAGGTgcctaaaaaaaaagataacgccAGTTCCGCACAGTGAAAGTTGTCGAAACGGCGACATGCTCTTGTGCCAACTATCACCTCTtcagccaacgccacctagaagtaCCGCTTCGTACTTCTAGGTGGTGTTActccatctatgggtgtatctgggaaccggagtgTGACATGCAACGCAGACACTCGTCTGTCATCAGGCCTAGCCTTAGAACAGTTCCACTGTTGAAATGTGATGTGCCGTA
Coding sequences within:
- the LOC119378749 gene encoding exodeoxyribonuclease yields the protein MATMTASFSRPFAAFASLLCSSEVERTRNLYRCASVFVAMGKSDAKKTSKRKRGGDGEATEPEHSAAANNAQETSKKPKSEAGEQAGSGDVAKKPWNLKLCSWNVNGVRAWLGKEGLEYLKKEQPDVFAIQETKCSDSKLPTEIKNVDGYHSYFLAGDQEGYSGVGLLSKIKPLDVKYGIGVEKHDKEGRVITAEFEKFYLVAVYVPNAGKKLVRLDYRMEWDKDFRAYLKELETKKPVVLCGDMNVAHQGIDLANPKTNKKNAGFTQEERDGFTTLLDTGFVDSFRHLYPDKKGAYTFWTYMMNARAKNVGWRLDYFILSNALESNISDSLIHSEVMGSDHCPVVLLLNI